A genomic stretch from Enterococcus wangshanyuanii includes:
- a CDS encoding primase C-terminal domain-containing protein, giving the protein MSVLKQDLNLIYAAILKGGLRQYKYKNSNLRSFVQQPEGKKGAIFGFRSKEAMNMARGVVLTSEEALWENENSFTHWTPNVFRYGTYTDDRRLFVTGHKDQNLKQINTFMIDIDVKIGQSCSGQDIMDRSMDLGFIPTMILETPGGYQVYYVLENPWFISSANGYNSVKIARNVSNNLRRYFAEELPVDMGCNHFGIARIPRHDNILQYNPEMTYDMQTLIDWSFKYSADNQIDIERPKLFLLPKKSKQKDAAWVDQLLNNTQIEGDKGLLGRNSAIFTMALAYYSSGESLENCYDDMDQFNTNLGNKALKDSEVRRAVESAYSGRYHQAEQEKIDLLIESWGAEKASKAPFSKRKGDSGYRSHPSTWYKFKKDRSERKYSHKHEWKADLLAFLKEKSYTYKPYFVTTKREITEELKIPSRSLDKVLKELQQEGRIFFTVKAGRGGGIRMATRNALIQTILHVKKEVQAAYVESILSVFPWAGNLVNQYFNQPKSREKRYIQLELGGLDTG; this is encoded by the coding sequence ATGAGCGTACTGAAGCAAGACCTAAATCTTATTTATGCTGCCATTCTAAAGGGTGGATTAAGACAATATAAATATAAAAATAGCAACTTGCGCTCATTTGTTCAGCAACCAGAGGGAAAAAAGGGTGCTATATTTGGTTTCCGATCAAAAGAAGCAATGAATATGGCTCGTGGTGTAGTGTTAACCTCTGAAGAAGCTCTTTGGGAAAATGAAAACTCGTTTACTCATTGGACGCCAAACGTGTTTAGATATGGTACCTACACAGACGATCGTAGACTCTTTGTAACAGGGCACAAGGATCAAAACTTAAAACAGATAAACACGTTCATGATCGATATCGATGTGAAAATTGGCCAATCATGCTCCGGCCAAGATATTATGGATCGCAGCATGGACTTAGGGTTTATACCCACTATGATTTTGGAAACTCCAGGAGGTTACCAGGTATATTATGTGCTGGAAAATCCCTGGTTTATTTCGAGTGCAAATGGCTATAACTCAGTAAAAATTGCAAGAAACGTTTCGAATAATTTAAGACGATATTTCGCTGAAGAACTGCCGGTTGATATGGGCTGTAATCATTTTGGAATCGCTCGAATACCTAGACACGACAACATTTTACAGTACAATCCTGAAATGACTTATGATATGCAAACTTTGATTGACTGGTCATTTAAATACTCAGCAGATAACCAAATTGACATAGAAAGACCTAAGCTATTTCTGTTGCCTAAAAAAAGTAAGCAAAAGGATGCAGCTTGGGTTGATCAGCTGCTTAATAACACACAAATCGAAGGAGATAAGGGTCTACTAGGACGTAATAGTGCTATTTTCACGATGGCATTGGCTTATTATTCTTCCGGAGAATCACTAGAAAATTGTTACGACGATATGGATCAATTCAACACTAATTTAGGCAATAAAGCTTTGAAAGATTCTGAAGTTAGACGTGCGGTTGAATCAGCATACTCAGGAAGATATCACCAAGCAGAACAAGAAAAAATCGATTTACTTATCGAAAGTTGGGGTGCAGAGAAGGCTTCTAAGGCTCCATTTAGCAAAAGAAAAGGGGACAGTGGGTATAGAAGTCACCCAAGTACCTGGTATAAATTCAAAAAAGATCGATCAGAGAGAAAATACTCTCACAAACATGAGTGGAAAGCTGATTTGTTGGCTTTTTTGAAGGAAAAAAGTTATACGTATAAACCGTATTTCGTGACGACCAAAAGAGAAATTACTGAAGAACTGAAGATCCCTAGTCGATCATTGGACAAAGTACTTAAAGAGTTGCAGCAAGAAGGACGTATTTTTTTCACTGTGAAAGCTGGTAGAGGTGGTGGAATTAGGATGGCTACAAGAAATGCCTTGATCCAAACAATACTGCACGTAAAAAAAGAAGTACAAGCAGCATATGTAGAGTCCATTTTAAGCGTCTTTCCCTGGGCAGGTAACTTAGTTAATCAATATTTTAACCAACCAAAAAGCAGAGAAAAACGCTATATACAGCTGGAATTAGGAGGCTTGGACACAGGTTAA
- a CDS encoding restriction endonuclease, giving the protein MNRDWQKLKKSSNQIPTNESLLPYILEVLKNGEEVTNQVVIKRVNEFLKIPESISAIKYPKYPDSEGILTNRFSFALSTLYKAKAIERPNRGIYKITEEGLSLLNQFGENLTKKIVEQQPSYKEYMEELAVRNERSGNRLILKNDSKTINNEVEALITTQNNEVAIELLDKVRLVEPYFFEKLVVDLLVSMGYSGENGEAKVTSRTNDGGIDGIINQDPLGTSTVYIQAKRYKESNTVSRPDIQSFYGALAGVNADRGVFITTSKFSIGAQEFAKNQGIVLIDGIKLTELMMQYSVGIEEAKVYKQFRINNDYFEENT; this is encoded by the coding sequence ATGAATAGAGATTGGCAAAAATTGAAAAAATCTTCAAATCAAATTCCTACGAATGAATCATTACTTCCCTACATTTTGGAAGTACTAAAAAATGGCGAAGAAGTAACAAATCAAGTGGTCATTAAAAGAGTGAACGAGTTTTTAAAAATTCCAGAATCAATCTCGGCAATCAAATATCCCAAATATCCAGACAGTGAGGGTATATTGACGAACAGGTTTAGTTTTGCATTGAGTACATTATACAAGGCTAAGGCAATTGAACGTCCCAACCGAGGTATTTATAAGATTACTGAAGAAGGCTTATCTTTGTTAAACCAATTTGGGGAGAATTTAACGAAGAAAATAGTAGAACAACAACCGTCTTATAAAGAATATATGGAGGAACTAGCAGTTAGAAACGAGCGTTCAGGGAATAGATTAATTTTAAAAAATGACTCTAAGACAATAAATAATGAAGTTGAGGCGCTCATTACTACTCAAAATAATGAAGTAGCTATTGAACTTTTGGATAAAGTACGCTTAGTAGAACCTTATTTCTTCGAGAAACTTGTAGTTGATTTACTTGTTTCAATGGGTTACAGTGGCGAAAATGGTGAGGCAAAAGTAACAAGTCGAACAAATGATGGTGGGATCGATGGCATTATAAATCAAGATCCTTTAGGAACAAGTACTGTATATATTCAAGCAAAAAGATATAAAGAATCGAATACAGTCAGCCGTCCAGATATTCAGTCTTTTTATGGGGCACTTGCAGGAGTTAATGCAGATAGAGGGGTTTTTATTACAACGTCTAAATTTTCTATCGGAGCACAAGAATTTGCAAAAAATCAAGGAATTGTTCTAATTGATGGAATAAAGCTTACAGAATTAATGATGCAGTACAGCGTCGGTATTGAGGAAGCAAAAGTTTATAAACAGTTTCGCATTAATAACGACTATTTTGAAGAGAATACTTGA
- a CDS encoding recombinase family protein → MTKIGYIRVSSIDQNFDRQIIEMEKLQVEKIFQEKISGKNTNRPEFQKLLSYAREGDILFFDSLDRLGRDYDDIKETVLYFRNNNIEVNFLDAPFLNFNTGNNLLDKAMFDMFLSLLSYIAQNEREKIRDRQRQGIAAAKAKGIYKGRPTVYTEDSPDPQKQIIYHNIVSMLAAGDPVVHIAKKNHVSRETVYKIKRKLDLSASENDSKRLSN, encoded by the coding sequence ATGACTAAAATTGGTTATATTCGTGTCTCATCGATCGATCAAAATTTTGATCGGCAAATTATTGAAATGGAAAAACTCCAAGTTGAAAAAATCTTCCAAGAAAAGATCAGTGGAAAGAATACAAACAGACCAGAGTTCCAAAAATTATTAAGTTACGCCAGGGAAGGGGATATTCTCTTTTTTGACTCTCTTGATCGCTTGGGAAGAGATTACGACGACATCAAAGAAACAGTTCTTTATTTCAGAAACAATAATATAGAAGTAAACTTCTTAGACGCACCATTTTTAAATTTCAACACCGGCAATAATTTACTAGACAAAGCCATGTTTGATATGTTTTTATCTCTACTCAGCTATATTGCTCAAAATGAACGTGAAAAAATTAGAGACCGACAACGACAAGGAATTGCAGCAGCTAAAGCAAAAGGAATCTACAAAGGACGGCCAACCGTTTATACTGAAGATTCTCCCGATCCACAAAAACAAATTATCTATCATAATATTGTTTCAATGCTTGCAGCTGGTGATCCGGTGGTCCATATCGCTAAAAAAAATCATGTATCAAGAGAAACAGTCTATAAAATCAAGCGAAAGCTTGATCTTAGTGCTTCAGAGAACGATTCTAAGCGACTTTCAAATTAA
- a CDS encoding helix-turn-helix domain-containing protein: MINLTELEIMTFPEASERWNRERTYVFQKYFSSQDKFLPGSVDVIGNGKGTWIITKEGMEHLTGQTEKEANTGLWRVIVEFDFRILEEHSCDSEGEAKSLLKTLTRKELMKRSPELLDKVEFSYLDKQKRNYGVRIAGNTLIYSKKVSKK, encoded by the coding sequence GTGATCAATTTAACAGAATTAGAAATAATGACGTTTCCTGAAGCAAGTGAACGATGGAATCGAGAGCGGACGTATGTCTTTCAAAAATATTTTAGTTCTCAAGATAAATTCCTACCAGGATCAGTTGATGTCATTGGGAATGGTAAAGGAACTTGGATCATTACGAAAGAAGGAATGGAACATTTAACGGGTCAAACCGAGAAGGAAGCAAATACAGGCTTATGGCGTGTAATCGTAGAGTTTGATTTCAGGATATTAGAGGAACACAGCTGCGACTCTGAAGGAGAAGCAAAAAGTCTTCTTAAAACGTTAACTAGAAAAGAATTAATGAAACGATCACCGGAGCTGCTTGATAAAGTTGAGTTCTCCTACTTAGATAAGCAGAAGCGAAATTATGGTGTTAGGATTGCTGGTAATACACTAATCTATTCAAAAAAGGTCAGCAAGAAATAA
- a CDS encoding transcriptional regulator encodes MARKAYDQWKIEHTQFNRSEVFYVECDCGELAQSAFPKNYFECSECGKRYALHYGDYVEIEQKK; translated from the coding sequence ATGGCAAGAAAAGCATATGATCAATGGAAAATAGAACATACTCAATTTAATCGATCAGAAGTATTCTATGTAGAATGCGATTGTGGTGAATTAGCCCAAAGTGCCTTTCCAAAGAACTATTTTGAATGTTCAGAATGTGGGAAAAGATACGCACTGCATTATGGTGATTATGTTGAAATTGAGCAAAAAAAATGA
- a CDS encoding IS3 family transposase (programmed frameshift), with translation MQTKNTATRYSKEFRESMISLSQTGRSANSLSKEYNVSVSTLTKWIRQADPLDRNVLSIKEQELLKENKRLKEENAILKPSGGAFGKELMAKGRATVLRVVRVNLEAKHRITRILRVLKIPRTTYYAYLNWMPSDRMRRRQQIKEKVLKSWLAYPMYGYPRMTKYFKEELNIPVSRYLIYRLMRELGIHSRMIKKMKKPKSYTEVAQLPNLIRKKSDWSKVLLTDITYIPVRGKWAYLASLYHPETRRVIAHKVGAHMTKELATSVLEKVNLQAQGIEIVHSDMGSQYTSDLFNQTLTNKKIKHSYSRKGCPGDNARIESFHSILKREYVNFQSFKTLEEAIVGIDSYIRWYNTDRISLVA, from the exons ATGCAGACAAAAAACACAGCTACAAGATATTCAAAAGAGTTTAGAGAATCCATGATTTCATTAAGTCAGACCGGTCGGTCTGCGAACTCACTATCGAAAGAATACAATGTAAGTGTCTCTACACTTACGAAATGGATACGGCAGGCAGATCCATTGGATCGAAATGTTCTTTCAATAAAAGAGCAAGAATTGCTAAAAGAAAATAAACGCTTGAAAGAAGAAAATGCTATTTTAAAGC CGAGCGGCGGTGCTTTTGGCAAAGAGTTGATGGCCAAAGGACGAGCGACTGTCTTACGAGTCGTTCGTGTCAATTTAGAAGCAAAGCACCGCATTACTCGTATTTTAAGGGTTCTTAAAATCCCAAGAACCACCTATTATGCGTATTTAAACTGGATGCCTAGCGATCGAATGCGCAGACGCCAACAGATAAAAGAAAAGGTATTGAAATCCTGGTTAGCCTATCCGATGTATGGATATCCAAGAATGACAAAATATTTTAAAGAAGAACTGAATATCCCTGTCAGTCGTTACCTAATTTATCGTTTAATGCGTGAATTAGGGATTCACTCTCGGATGATAAAGAAAATGAAAAAACCTAAATCTTATACTGAAGTCGCTCAATTACCTAATCTAATCAGAAAAAAGAGTGATTGGTCTAAGGTTCTTTTAACGGATATCACGTATATTCCAGTGAGAGGAAAGTGGGCGTATTTAGCCAGTCTCTATCATCCAGAAACCCGTCGGGTTATTGCTCATAAAGTTGGTGCCCACATGACGAAAGAATTAGCAACAAGCGTGCTAGAAAAAGTAAATTTACAGGCACAAGGAATAGAAATAGTACACAGCGACATGGGAAGCCAATACACAAGCGACTTATTTAATCAGACATTAACGAATAAAAAAATAAAGCATTCTTATTCAAGAAAAGGTTGTCCAGGGGACAACGCAAGAATAGAGAGCTTCCACTCTATTTTGAAACGCGAATATGTGAATTTCCAATCCTTTAAAACACTTGAGGAAGCCATCGTTGGCATTGACAGTTACATTCGTTGGTACAATACAGATCGAATTTCTCTTGTTGCTTAG
- a CDS encoding WXG100 family type VII secretion target, whose amino-acid sequence MAGDRIKLSPQELRTSATKYTDGSNQVNDILQKLQSEQDTIQGNWEGSGFDSFNDQFAALKPKVSEFAELLEQINKQLNEVAQIMEETDQNISSAIGRGL is encoded by the coding sequence ATGGCAGGAGATCGTATTAAATTATCGCCACAAGAACTACGCACGTCCGCAACAAAATACACAGATGGATCAAATCAGGTAAATGATATTCTACAAAAACTTCAATCAGAACAAGACACGATTCAAGGAAATTGGGAAGGCTCAGGGTTTGATAGCTTCAATGATCAATTCGCTGCTTTAAAACCAAAAGTAAGCGAGTTTGCCGAATTATTAGAACAGATCAATAAGCAGTTAAACGAAGTGGCTCAAATCATGGAGGAAACGGATCAAAACATTTCTTCTGCGATAGGTAGAGGGCTATAA
- a CDS encoding ParA family protein, translating into MNNEESMIPVYNAKTIAPSTNKGGVLKTTIAVNAAGYLAKQNNKIQPWRKNKVLLIDIDSQGNVSLSFGLNPDRYENSIYDVLVNNLSPEKAIVSVHENIDILPANDDMAFFELDVLTSTTPPEVVKNNEKTIEIIRKTIASLKELKKRSKKENLDQFTDLVAQIEKDIQQQLTELTNMLSQDNKRVGDFYTLLRTAIEPLKQKYDFIIIDTPPQLGVTAANVFTAVDDVLIPFHPEKYSFRSMIKTIRAIDNWKESNPALTIKAIIPVKVKEKTITHSVFLENSEQIITSSDPIEITKTYIPESIKPAEAIAKYNLPFELIDEKDLKTKKDKEQVLPIQNIFDKLFEELGY; encoded by the coding sequence ATGAATAACGAAGAATCAATGATTCCCGTCTATAACGCAAAAACAATCGCACCGAGCACCAACAAAGGTGGCGTGCTTAAAACAACAATAGCGGTTAATGCAGCTGGATATTTGGCTAAACAAAACAATAAAATCCAACCTTGGAGGAAAAATAAAGTACTTTTGATCGATATCGATAGTCAAGGAAATGTATCGTTATCTTTTGGTTTAAATCCTGATAGGTATGAAAATTCAATTTATGATGTTTTAGTAAATAATTTATCTCCAGAAAAAGCAATTGTTTCAGTTCATGAAAATATTGATATTTTACCTGCAAATGATGACATGGCTTTTTTTGAGTTAGATGTTTTAACCAGTACAACCCCACCGGAGGTTGTTAAAAATAATGAAAAAACAATAGAAATCATAAGAAAGACAATTGCTTCATTGAAAGAATTGAAGAAAAGATCTAAAAAAGAAAATCTTGATCAATTTACTGATTTAGTTGCACAAATTGAAAAAGACATACAACAACAACTAACAGAATTAACCAACATGTTATCCCAAGATAACAAGAGAGTAGGGGATTTCTATACACTTCTAAGAACTGCTATAGAGCCTTTGAAACAGAAATATGATTTTATAATTATTGATACGCCTCCACAATTAGGTGTAACAGCAGCGAATGTGTTTACGGCAGTTGATGATGTATTGATTCCTTTTCACCCTGAAAAGTACTCATTTAGAAGTATGATTAAGACGATTAGAGCTATTGATAATTGGAAGGAATCCAATCCAGCTCTTACAATAAAAGCGATAATACCTGTTAAAGTAAAGGAAAAAACAATTACTCATTCTGTTTTCTTAGAAAACTCAGAACAGATTATTACTAGCAGTGACCCAATCGAAATAACAAAAACATATATTCCTGAATCAATTAAACCAGCTGAAGCAATAGCGAAGTATAACTTACCTTTTGAACTAATTGATGAAAAAGATTTGAAAACAAAAAAAGATAAGGAGCAGGTTCTTCCAATTCAGAATATTTTTGATAAGCTGTTTGAAGAACTTGGCTACTAA
- a CDS encoding TraB/GumN family protein — protein MENVVNIFDEEKQIILIGTNHVEQSSVELVQQIIEQEQPDTVCIELDEKRFEKYTQPKMWAEMDIIKVIKSGKLPVLFFEVLYSAFQRKLASNVGTKAGGEMSQAITSANKIDAKIELIDRDSQITFKRLWRNLSFWQKPKLFGAFGNEFDMAEQDNLADLLESENFENVFVNIREKFPSVYKDMISDRDQYMASRLTDSKGKKIVAVVGRAHLEGIKNNFGNRINISELNTIPPKRLSSKVLEWVFPMLIIALLGVSFLSGTTVGIQQLIRWFMWNGGLAALFTLLALGHPLTILTALITAPIGALSPVLSVGVFTAIVEATVRKPRVNDFLKVQDDLKKISTVYKNRVLRVILVFFFANIGGAIGNIVGGLDIIKSLLN, from the coding sequence ATGGAAAATGTTGTCAATATTTTTGATGAAGAGAAACAAATTATTCTGATTGGTACTAATCATGTGGAACAAAGTAGTGTTGAACTTGTTCAACAAATAATTGAGCAGGAGCAGCCGGATACAGTTTGTATAGAGTTGGATGAAAAACGTTTTGAAAAATACACTCAGCCTAAAATGTGGGCGGAGATGGACATTATTAAAGTTATAAAATCAGGAAAATTACCTGTGCTGTTTTTCGAAGTTTTGTATTCTGCATTTCAACGGAAATTGGCTTCAAATGTTGGTACCAAAGCAGGTGGAGAAATGTCTCAGGCAATTACTAGTGCGAATAAAATCGATGCGAAAATAGAACTAATTGATCGAGATTCTCAAATTACATTTAAACGTTTGTGGCGGAACCTTTCATTTTGGCAAAAGCCGAAGTTATTCGGTGCATTTGGAAACGAATTTGACATGGCTGAACAGGATAATTTAGCTGATTTACTAGAGTCTGAAAATTTTGAGAATGTATTTGTTAACATACGAGAAAAGTTTCCTAGTGTATATAAAGATATGATTAGTGACAGAGATCAGTATATGGCAAGCAGACTCACTGATTCAAAAGGGAAAAAGATTGTTGCGGTTGTCGGTAGAGCACACTTAGAAGGGATAAAAAATAATTTTGGTAATAGAATTAACATTTCTGAGTTGAACACAATCCCACCTAAAAGACTGAGCAGTAAAGTTTTAGAATGGGTATTTCCAATGTTAATAATTGCATTATTAGGTGTGTCATTTTTATCTGGTACTACGGTTGGTATTCAACAGTTAATCCGATGGTTTATGTGGAATGGTGGATTAGCAGCACTTTTTACATTACTAGCTTTAGGTCATCCATTAACTATATTGACTGCATTAATTACAGCACCTATAGGAGCGTTAAGTCCTGTTCTTTCTGTTGGTGTTTTTACTGCTATTGTTGAAGCTACTGTAAGAAAGCCACGTGTTAATGATTTTTTAAAAGTTCAAGATGATTTAAAGAAAATTTCTACGGTTTATAAAAATAGAGTTTTAAGGGTTATTTTAGTGTTCTTTTTTGCTAATATTGGTGGAGCAATAGGCAATATTGTTGGTGGATTAGACATTATAAAAAGTTTATTAAATTGA
- a CDS encoding DUF1310 family protein, with amino-acid sequence MKKKHKISLVVGIAVLAILAVGGKIYMDNKSFNDEMVDIVHTHKSIVEKELRSEDPSNRIKKIEIDDSTIKHNPMGGIMFEGFVNGQRELSFSTGFRKYNMSDNGEYSDIESTGIDITAELSDYLSGGSSGDK; translated from the coding sequence ATGAAAAAGAAGCATAAAATTTCTTTAGTAGTAGGAATTGCAGTGCTTGCAATATTAGCTGTAGGAGGAAAAATATATATGGATAATAAATCATTTAATGATGAAATGGTGGATATTGTACATACACACAAATCGATAGTAGAAAAAGAACTAAGAAGTGAAGATCCTTCTAATAGAATAAAAAAAATTGAGATTGATGACTCTACGATAAAACATAATCCCATGGGGGGCATAATGTTTGAAGGGTTTGTTAATGGTCAAAGAGAGTTATCATTCTCAACAGGATTTAGGAAATATAATATGTCTGATAATGGTGAATATAGTGATATTGAATCTACAGGAATAGATATAACCGCAGAATTGTCTGATTATTTGTCAGGAGGTAGTAGTGGTGACAAGTAA
- a CDS encoding Y-family DNA polymerase, with protein MKFDYEKEPSRDILCIDCKSFYSSVECVERGLHPLKTMLIVMSGAENAGGLVLAASPLAKKVLGISNVTRSNEVPYHKDLLIVPPRMSYYMAKNVEINQIYKSFVADDDHAVFSVDESFLDVTNSLKLFGCKNAYEMAQLIQHKVKDQTGIYVTVGIGENPLLAKLALDNDAKHSKDFIAEWRYENVQEKVWGIHPMTEFCGIGNRTVRRLNWLGIRTIKEITEADPYRLKREFGVMGLQLYAHAHGIDRSFLGQRKPAAKMDKSIGNSQVLPRDYTRQDQLELVLREIADQVATRLRSSHLKTGCVAVSVGYSKGYIDKQGRSGWRKQMKIQLSNNTRILSEYVIQLFRSEYNGQDVRHVGISYSKLEKTDSLQLDLFSDPEEEFSEQRLDFLIDAIRKKYGFKSLIHASSLLDGATAVSRSGLISGHAGGNVGVQS; from the coding sequence ATGAAATTTGACTACGAAAAAGAACCAAGCAGAGATATCCTTTGTATCGACTGTAAATCATTTTATTCTAGTGTAGAATGTGTGGAACGTGGTCTACACCCTCTTAAAACGATGCTAATTGTAATGAGCGGTGCAGAAAATGCTGGAGGCTTAGTGTTAGCGGCCTCTCCCCTCGCAAAAAAAGTATTAGGAATATCCAATGTGACTCGCTCAAACGAAGTGCCTTATCACAAGGATTTATTGATTGTCCCTCCCCGTATGTCCTATTATATGGCTAAAAATGTAGAGATCAATCAGATTTATAAATCGTTTGTTGCAGATGATGATCACGCTGTTTTTAGCGTTGATGAATCGTTTCTTGATGTGACCAATTCTCTTAAATTATTTGGCTGTAAAAATGCGTATGAAATGGCTCAGTTGATCCAGCACAAAGTAAAGGATCAAACAGGCATTTATGTAACGGTAGGAATTGGGGAAAATCCGCTTTTGGCGAAGCTTGCTTTAGATAACGACGCAAAGCATAGCAAGGACTTTATCGCAGAGTGGCGTTATGAGAACGTGCAGGAAAAAGTTTGGGGTATCCACCCTATGACTGAGTTTTGCGGTATCGGTAATCGCACAGTTAGGAGACTTAATTGGTTGGGAATTAGGACTATCAAAGAAATTACTGAAGCCGATCCCTACCGATTAAAACGAGAATTTGGTGTAATGGGTTTACAGCTGTATGCACATGCTCATGGGATCGATCGCAGTTTTTTAGGTCAACGAAAACCAGCTGCTAAAATGGATAAATCTATAGGCAATAGCCAGGTACTCCCTAGAGATTATACTCGACAAGATCAGTTAGAACTCGTGTTAAGAGAAATCGCTGATCAAGTTGCTACCAGGTTACGCAGCAGTCACTTAAAAACGGGCTGTGTCGCTGTATCAGTGGGCTACTCTAAAGGATATATTGACAAGCAAGGAAGATCAGGATGGCGAAAACAAATGAAAATACAGCTCTCTAATAATACAAGGATCCTATCGGAATATGTCATTCAGTTATTCCGGTCTGAATACAACGGCCAAGATGTACGACACGTTGGTATCTCGTACTCAAAATTAGAAAAAACGGACTCCCTTCAGTTGGATTTATTTTCAGATCCTGAAGAAGAATTTAGTGAGCAGCGCTTAGACTTTTTAATCGATGCTATCCGGAAGAAATATGGCTTTAAATCGCTAATACATGCCTCTTCCCTGCTTGACGGAGCGACGGCCGTTTCAAGATCAGGTTTAATTTCGGGTCATGCTGGAGGAAATGTCGGGGTGCAATCATGA
- the ssb gene encoding single-stranded DNA-binding protein, protein MINNVVLVGRLTKDPDLRYTKGGDAVATFTLAVNRNFTNPNGKREADFINCVIWKKPAETVATYVGKGMMLGITGRIQTRNYQNQQGQRVYVTEVVCESYQLFEYRSASVQKNSGNNDSNQPTDHGQPNFDKNVDLFSGTGSTIDISDDDLPF, encoded by the coding sequence ATGATTAATAATGTTGTATTAGTTGGACGTTTAACAAAAGATCCTGATTTACGTTACACAAAAGGAGGAGATGCAGTCGCAACCTTTACACTCGCTGTAAACAGAAACTTTACAAATCCGAATGGTAAACGAGAAGCTGATTTTATTAACTGTGTCATTTGGAAAAAGCCGGCAGAAACAGTGGCTACTTATGTAGGCAAAGGAATGATGCTCGGAATTACAGGACGAATTCAAACAAGAAATTATCAAAATCAACAAGGCCAACGTGTGTATGTGACGGAAGTAGTATGTGAGTCCTACCAATTATTTGAGTATCGTTCTGCTTCAGTACAAAAAAATTCAGGAAACAATGATTCTAATCAACCAACTGATCATGGACAACCAAACTTTGACAAAAATGTTGATTTATTCAGTGGGACCGGATCGACAATTGATATCTCAGATGATGACTTACCCTTTTGA